The sequence AAAGGTTCTGCGCCCCATAACTACCGCTCCGGTTGTGCGAATCGCCTCTTGCATCATGTCCGTTTCACCAAGCTCCTTCAAATTCGGGTACAGTAAGCCCATTCTGCCGTTCGCGTCATTAATGAACCCATCCAGTGACATGGTCATACCGAAAATCACTTTTGCCATCGATTCATCATCCTTCCGAGCAATTTCTCGACTCATATTTTCTCCTTCTGACGATAGTGCGGCAATAGAGGCCTCCCTGCTATGAAAAGCACAGCAAGCGCGAGCGCGAGCATGACAAAAGGAAATGTTGCGATAAGGGCTCCTTGTCCCAAGGCCAATAAGGATATGACGGCCCCGGTCATGATCATCACGATAACGGCTGAGGAGAGGAGCGCGAACCTTGGCCAACGGAATCCCGCGATCAAACCAATGCCGGCTAGTAGCTCCAATACGCCGATCATGCGCATAAATCCGACCCCGTATCCGAGCGGCTCCGTATAGAGAGTCCGGATTTCCTCGCTGCTCACGAATACCTTCATTAGCCCGTTCATAAGAAAGACGGCAGCTAATAGTCCTTGCACGATGCGAACGAACCACTTCATGGCAAGCTCCGTTGAGAATGCATATCCAGCAAGGAGGCGAATCGATCCAAGAGCTCGTCCATTCCTTCGGTCAAGCCGGACCGAAGCAATTCATCACGGATTTCGACCGACGGGTAGAGAGACGTTTCCGTCATCTTCGTTCTTCCTGCTCCCGCTTCTTCGAACGTTACTGTGATCAACCCGACAGTGGGAACAAACTCAAGCTCGTGTGTCTGGATAAGCCGGTTCGGCGATGCCACTTCGTGAAACACCCCGCGATGAGCGTACTCTTTTCCGTTCGGATCTCTATGGATGAACCTCCACATACCGCCATTTTTGGCATCCAGGCTTTCTACGGTCGTCGTCATGAAGCTGGGCCCCCACCATTCGGGAATATAAGCGGGATCCGTCCACATTTGGAAAACGAGCTCGCAGGGAGCTTCGAACGTTCGGCTGATGATGATTTCCTGTTTGTTCGGTTCAGCAATGATCGTGGTCTTTGACATGTTTCATTCACCTCTTTGGATTAACAATATCAATTTGGGTCACCCTGTTCTTCTTGCACTTTGCTGAGAAGAGCGTCCAACCGGGTGAATTGCTCCTCCTTGGCTTCCTGGAACGATTGAACCCACCTTTCCAACTCAGCGAACCGCTCTTTGCGCACTTTGAAAATCCTCCGATTCGCTACGGCCTGCACGTCAACGAGCTCGGCGTCAGTCAGCACCCGGAGATGCTTGGATGACTGGGGCAATCGAAGCCCAAGCTGCTCCGCGATTTCCCCGAGCGTGAGGGCTCCATTGTCCCGCAACAGCTCCATGATGTTCATTCGGTTAGGTTCGGCAAGCGCACTCAATGTAGCCGCATTCAAGGATCTGCCTCCTTTCTGATCTTGAAATCTGATCGTGTTTGATTCTCTGGATCAATATATCACGAAGGAAGTTTCCTGTAAAGGAAATTTCCATTAAAGGAAACTTATATAAGCCAAAAGAGGGCCGCAACAGGTCATTGGCTCATAACCTGTCGCGGCCCTTAATTCCGCGTCCGACGCGGTCCTCGGCTTACTCTTCTCCTGTCGCAATCGGATTCCCCGGACAGCTGATCCAGTCGCTCCAGCTGCCCGCGTACAGGCGGACCCGTTCAAATCCTGCTTGCTTCAATGCCAGCACATTCGGGCATGCGGTCACGCCCGATCCGCAATAGACGATTATTTCGCGGTCCTTCGGCAGTGCATGGAAGCGATCCTCCAGTTCTTGGACGGACCTCCATTGCCCCCGCTCATTCAAATTATCCTTCCAGAAATAGTGGAGGGCGCCGGGAATATGTCCAGCGACCGGATCGATCGGCTCCTCCTCCCCGAGGAAGCGCTTGTGCTCCCGCGAATCGAGCAGCACTGTTTCCGTTTGCTCGCCAGCCAGCGCTTGAGCGGCTGCTGCTTGGACTTCCGGCATAGAGGCGAGCCATTCAGGCTGCGGGTTCCCTTCAAAGCGAGCCGGGATGACAACCGCCGGATTTCCTTCTTCTATAGGGAATCCCTCTTGCTTCCAACCGGCCAATCCTCCATCCAGCACATAGACGCGATCATGGCCCATATAGTGGAGCAGCCACCACAATCGTGTGGCCATAGCGCCGCCTTGATCGTCATATGCCACTACTCTGGTATCTGTACTGATTCCTGCTTGGCTGAATGTTGCGATCAAGGCCTCGGGCGACGGCAATGGATGACGTCCGCCATGCTGTTCAACCGGTGCGGAGAGATCGGCTTCAAGATCAAAATACCGGGCGCCGGGAATGCGCGAAGCCGCGTATGCTTGGCGTCCCGCAAGGGGATTCGCCAGGTCAAAGCGGCAGTCCGCAATGACGAGATCGGGTTCATACAGTCGGGCAAGCAGCCAACGCTTACTGACAACGGGGTTCATGGATATTCCTCCTTGACCGGATCTTCACGATGTAGTCATACTTCCGATTGTCTTATTGTACCATGAATAAGAGGAGGGAGATAGTTTGCCTGATCGGACGCAGTCCGGTAAAATAGGAATATCATGCGAAGAGGAGGGGTACCATGCTGCGAGGTGTGACAGGCTTAGGAGCCGCGATTATAGTAGCTGCCGCTACATTCTCCGGGTCCGCCTATGCCGCAGAAACACCGGCAAATACTGAAGAACCGACGAACGTACATATGCAGGAATCGCTTCACGAAGAAGGAGCGCCAACTGAACGGGATGCAAGCAGCACGCAGCCGGATCAAGTGGCTGAAGATACAGCCGAAACTACGCCGGATCCGATAACGATGACTATTCAAGTGGGGAAAGATGCATCGCGGGAGGATGCCGTGTTTATTGAGAATGATCGCGTATATGTGTCCTTGCGTTCGCTTGCTGACGAATTTGAGAGTGAGATGGTCTGGGATTCGCCGAAGATTTCGCTCCATACTGCGATTGGCGACAAGATCGTATTCACTGTGGATGATCCGACGATGCAAGTCAACGGAAAGACGTATACGATGGATGTCACGCCAATCATTAAGGAAGACCGCATTTATTTGCCGCTGCGTCATGCAGCGGAGCTCATGCATGCCTCCATGGATTGGGATGCTGCTGCCAAGACAGCGGTAATCACGCAGGTGCCGTTGTACACGATTCAACAGGGAGACACGCTTCGTGTGATCGCGGAGAAGCACGGAGTCAAGGCTGGCCTGCTGAAGGAGCGAAATGGCTTGGCTTCAAATGCGCTTATAGCGGGGAACACGTTAAAGACCGTCATCCCCCAGGCGATTGCAGAGAAGCTGCCTTCCCCCGATGTGGTGCTGCTGGCAAAGATCATAGAAGTGGAAGCGGGCCATGAATCATACGAGGGCCAAGTGGCGATCGGAAATGTGATCATGAACCGGGTCGAAAGCAGTTTGTTCCCCAATACGATTGAGGCGGTTATTTATCAGCCGGGACAATTCCCGCCAGCCGCGAAAGGCATGCTGGAAAATTTGGAGCCGGACGCGGAGGCATTGAAAGCAGCGGAAGCCGCGCTGGATGGAGAGATGGTCGTTCCGGGCGCCCTTTACTTCTTCAATCCGAACGTTTCCCGCGGGGGATACTTCGATTCGCTGGAAACGGTCAAGGATATCGGCAATCATCGATTTGCGAAATAGTCCGCTATAAAGGCGAACCGATTCAAAAAGAAGCTGCCTCCAAAGTCATTCTTTGACTGGGAGGCAGCTTCATGTTGTGCGCCCGGCATGGGCTCCGGTCAGCGCCTTCAGGTCCAGCGCGCGCCCCACAATTTCATTTCCTTGATCATTTTTTTCAAGTCCATGCCTTTGTCTGTCAGTGTATATTCCACCGTAACCGGTACGGTAGGAATCACTTTTCGCGTCAAGATTTCATGCTCTTCCAGGTGCCGGAGCGAGTCCGTGAGCGCTTTCGGGCTAATGTTGGGAATCGATTTGCGCAGCTCGCCGAATCGCCGGGTTCCGTTAAACAACTCGCGCAGAATGAGAAACGACCATTTGCCTCCTATGATGGTGAGCGCTTTTTCAATCGAGCATTCTACTTCGACTACTTCCAACTTGCGTGCGGTTTTCATCTGAGCATCTCCTCCCCAACCGTTCGGTATAAAAAGGTTACTAGCTATACATCCTTACATAATGTGAAGTCGAGGTAATTTTCTTTAGAATATTTCACTTCTATTCATTGTATATCACGTTGTTTATAATGAACATGAGACAAATTATCAAAAAAAAATTCGGGTATGGAAGGGACGAGCTTGAGATGCAATACAACAGACTTGGCAGAACTGGCTTGAAGGTCAGCAACATCAGCTTGGGGAGTTGGCTTACATACGCGAACTCCGTTGAGCAGGAAAAGGCGACAACGATCATAGACAAAGCCTACGAGCTTGGCGTGAATTTTTTCGATACGGCGAACGTGTATGTAACGGGGGAAGCGGAAAAAATCGTTGGCGCTGCCCTGAATAAATATCCGCGGGAATCATATGTGCTGGCGACAAAGGTGTATTTCCCGATGGGCGAGGGACCGAATGACAAGGGATTGTCCCGCAAGCACGTTTTTGAGCAGCTGCATGCGAGCTTGAAGCGCTTGAACCACGATTATGTCGATATTTATTATTGCCACCGCCATGATCCGGAATCGCCGATGGACGAGACGCTGCGTACGATCGATGATATGCTGCGGCAGGGCAAAATTCTTTATGCAGGGGTAAGCGAATGGACCGCCGCGCAAATTCAGGAAGCGATGCAAATCGCGGACAAGTACTTGCTGGATCGCATAGTAGTAAACCAGCCTATGTACCACATGTTCCACCGGAATATAGAAAGTGAGATTATTCCGTTGTCTGAACGCAACGGCGTAAGCCAAGTCGTATTCTCGCCGTTGGCGCAAGGAGTATTGACCGGGAAATATAAGAAGGGTCAGGCACATCCGGCAGGAAGCCGCGCAACGGATCCGAGCTCCAATATGTGGATGGGGCCATACTTGACCGATGAGGTGCTGGGCAAGGTGGAACAGCTGGAAGGCATTGCGAAGGAGCTTGGGTACAGTCTGTCGCAGCTTGCGCTGGCGTGGGTGCTGCGCATCCCGAATGTGGCTAGCGCTCTGATCGGTGCAAGCCGTCCGGAACAAATTGAAGAAAATGTAAAGGCCGCAGACATTAAGCTGGATCAGGAAACAATCGATCGCATTGAAGCGATTTTGACTGCTTGAGCCGCACAGGGCCTCATAGTGAAGGAAGCGAAACCTTATACGGCAGCTTGTACAAAGCCCGCCCGCGCTGATGCGGACGGGCTTTGTGCTGCCCGGAAGCAACCGGAGCTATCAGCCTGCCAGAAGGATTCACGGCATGCCTGCAGAAGTCTCATATCAGGAAAGTTGCGGGGCGGACAATTCTCAAGCGGAGCGGAAATCGATGACGGGCAAGGAGGAAATGGGATGGCAGAAAGCAGCTTGTACGGGGCCCGCGTTATGGATGCGGAGGTTCAACCCGAAGTAGTGGCGTATTATTTTCGTCAATGGAACGGCTTCTCCATGCCCTTTCATACCCATAGCGCAGTAGAAATCATGTATGCGGTTGACGGCGTTTGCCGTATCGATACGGAAGGGCAAAGCTTCGAATTAAAGCGGAATGAGTTCATTTTCTTGGATGCGCATGTGCCGCATCGGCTGACTGTGGATGCAAAAAAGCCGTGCCGGATGCTGAATGTGGAATTTGAGCTGGTCCCGCAGCGGGAAGGTTTTTTGTCGCTGGGGGCGCTGTCCAGAGAAAACCCGGAATGGGCTGCATTCCAGAAAGCGGCCTGCCCTTTCCATGTGCTTCGCGATTCGAATGAGGTATATCCCGTCCTGAAGAGCCTGGTGCTTGAGTTGGATCGGCATGGGCCGCACAGCGGGCTTATTCCTCTGCTGCTGGCCCAGCTGCTCATTTGGATAGCCCGGCTGGCACGGGATTCGGAGTCTCGGGAGGATCTGCATGGTCAATTGTATGTGAAGAAAGCGTTGAACTACATCCACGATCATTATGAGCAGGACATTCGCGTGCAAGACATCGCGGACGCCATCGGCCTTCACCCCGGTTACCTGCACCGTATTTTCAAAGGCAACACGGGCGAAACCGTAGTGGGCTATCTGACGCGATACCGGGTGCACCAGGCCAAGATGATGTTGGCAAGAACGGATATATCCGTAGCTGACATCGCCGAATACGTTGGCATGGGAAGCAGTCAGTATTTCAGCACTGTATTCAAAAAGCTAACGGGTCAAACCCCTATGGATTATCGGAAATCTGTAGAATCGATTCGGTATATACGTCAAGAGGGAAAGTGAGAATTTTAAACAAACCGATGCAGAATTGGTCACGATTTTGATAACGCTTGCAATCCCCCGGTTGATAAAATGATGCCAGGAGAATGAAAAGGAGGGAGCAAGCGATGTCATTCAAAGTAGCGTTTGTCGGGGCTGGAAGCATTGGCTTTACGCGGGGATTGCTGCGAGATTTGATGACCGTGCCGGCATTTCACAACATGGAGGTGGCGTTCACCGATATTTCGCAGCGAAATCTGGATATGGTTACGCAACTGTGCCAGCGCGATCTAAGGGAGAATGGGCTCGGCATTCACATTCAGTCCACCATGGATCGGCGGGAGGCGCTGAAAGATGCCCGGTATGTGTTCTGCGTCATTCGGGTGGGCGGCCTGGAAGCATTCCAGCTCGACGTGGACATTCCGCTCAAGTATGGGGTCGACCAATGCGTGGGCGATACGCTGTGTGCGGGCGGCATTATGTACGGTCAGCGGGGAATCCCTGTCATGTTGGATATTTGCAAGGACATTCGGGAGGTCGCAGAACCGGGTTGCCTGCTGCTCAACTATGCGAATCCGATGGCAATGCTCACCTGGGCGTGCAACCATTATGGCGGCGTGCGAACGATCGGCTTGTGCCATGGCGTGCAAGGGGGACATCATCAGATAGCCCGGGCGCTCGGATTGCCGAAGGATGAAGTAGATATCGTATGTGCCGGCATCAATCACCAAACCTGGTACATTCAAGTGAAGCACAATGGGCAGGACATGACCGGACAGCTTCTGGAAGCGTTCGAGCGGCATCCGGAATTCAGCAAGACGGAGAAGGTCAGGATCGATATGCTGAGAAGGTTCGGTTATTACAGCACCGAGTCGAACGGCCATCTGAGCGAGTATGTGCCCTGGTATCGAAAGAGGCCGCAGGAAATTCAGGAGTGGATTGATTTGGGCACTTGGATTAACGGAGAGACTGGCGGCTATCTTCGGGTCTGCACGGAAGGACGCAATTGGTTCGAGACGGATTTCCCCAACTGGATGAAGGATCCGGCCTGGACGTATGAGGCGGAGCACCGCAGCGAGGAGCACGGCTCTTATATTATTGAAGGCCTGGAGACAGGACGCGTATACCGCGGACACTTCAATGTCGTGAACAACGGCATCATTTCCAACTTGCCGGATGACTGTATCGTTGAAGCGCCGGGTTACGTGGACCGCAACGGCATTAATATGCCCACAGTTGGCGACCTGCCGCTCGGATGCGCGGCTGTTTGCAATGCGAGCGTTTCGGTGCAGAGACTTGCGGTTGAAGCGGCCGTGCACGGCGATGACCGGCTGCTTCGGCAGGCGATGCTGATCGATCCGCTTGTGGGTGCAGTATGCAACCCGAAGGAAGTTTGGCAAATGGCGGACGAAATGCTGGC comes from Xylanibacillus composti and encodes:
- a CDS encoding DoxX family protein; its protein translation is MKWFVRIVQGLLAAVFLMNGLMKVFVSSEEIRTLYTEPLGYGVGFMRMIGVLELLAGIGLIAGFRWPRFALLSSAVIVMIMTGAVISLLALGQGALIATFPFVMLALALAVLFIAGRPLLPHYRQKEKI
- a CDS encoding SRPBCC family protein — protein: MSKTTIIAEPNKQEIIISRTFEAPCELVFQMWTDPAYIPEWWGPSFMTTTVESLDAKNGGMWRFIHRDPNGKEYAHRGVFHEVASPNRLIQTHELEFVPTVGLITVTFEEAGAGRTKMTETSLYPSVEIRDELLRSGLTEGMDELLDRFASLLDMHSQRSLP
- a CDS encoding ArsR/SmtB family transcription factor, encoding MNAATLSALAEPNRMNIMELLRDNGALTLGEIAEQLGLRLPQSSKHLRVLTDAELVDVQAVANRRIFKVRKERFAELERWVQSFQEAKEEQFTRLDALLSKVQEEQGDPN
- a CDS encoding sulfurtransferase produces the protein MNPVVSKRWLLARLYEPDLVIADCRFDLANPLAGRQAYAASRIPGARYFDLEADLSAPVEQHGGRHPLPSPEALIATFSQAGISTDTRVVAYDDQGGAMATRLWWLLHYMGHDRVYVLDGGLAGWKQEGFPIEEGNPAVVIPARFEGNPQPEWLASMPEVQAAAAQALAGEQTETVLLDSREHKRFLGEEEPIDPVAGHIPGALHYFWKDNLNERGQWRSVQELEDRFHALPKDREIIVYCGSGVTACPNVLALKQAGFERVRLYAGSWSDWISCPGNPIATGEE
- a CDS encoding cell wall hydrolase, with the protein product MLRGVTGLGAAIIVAAATFSGSAYAAETPANTEEPTNVHMQESLHEEGAPTERDASSTQPDQVAEDTAETTPDPITMTIQVGKDASREDAVFIENDRVYVSLRSLADEFESEMVWDSPKISLHTAIGDKIVFTVDDPTMQVNGKTYTMDVTPIIKEDRIYLPLRHAAELMHASMDWDAAAKTAVITQVPLYTIQQGDTLRVIAEKHGVKAGLLKERNGLASNALIAGNTLKTVIPQAIAEKLPSPDVVLLAKIIEVEAGHESYEGQVAIGNVIMNRVESSLFPNTIEAVIYQPGQFPPAAKGMLENLEPDAEALKAAEAALDGEMVVPGALYFFNPNVSRGGYFDSLETVKDIGNHRFAK
- a CDS encoding winged helix-turn-helix transcriptional regulator, which encodes MKTARKLEVVEVECSIEKALTIIGGKWSFLILRELFNGTRRFGELRKSIPNISPKALTDSLRHLEEHEILTRKVIPTVPVTVEYTLTDKGMDLKKMIKEMKLWGARWT
- a CDS encoding aldo/keto reductase family protein, with product MQYNRLGRTGLKVSNISLGSWLTYANSVEQEKATTIIDKAYELGVNFFDTANVYVTGEAEKIVGAALNKYPRESYVLATKVYFPMGEGPNDKGLSRKHVFEQLHASLKRLNHDYVDIYYCHRHDPESPMDETLRTIDDMLRQGKILYAGVSEWTAAQIQEAMQIADKYLLDRIVVNQPMYHMFHRNIESEIIPLSERNGVSQVVFSPLAQGVLTGKYKKGQAHPAGSRATDPSSNMWMGPYLTDEVLGKVEQLEGIAKELGYSLSQLALAWVLRIPNVASALIGASRPEQIEENVKAADIKLDQETIDRIEAILTA
- a CDS encoding helix-turn-helix transcriptional regulator codes for the protein MAESSLYGARVMDAEVQPEVVAYYFRQWNGFSMPFHTHSAVEIMYAVDGVCRIDTEGQSFELKRNEFIFLDAHVPHRLTVDAKKPCRMLNVEFELVPQREGFLSLGALSRENPEWAAFQKAACPFHVLRDSNEVYPVLKSLVLELDRHGPHSGLIPLLLAQLLIWIARLARDSESREDLHGQLYVKKALNYIHDHYEQDIRVQDIADAIGLHPGYLHRIFKGNTGETVVGYLTRYRVHQAKMMLARTDISVADIAEYVGMGSSQYFSTVFKKLTGQTPMDYRKSVESIRYIRQEGK
- a CDS encoding alpha-glucosidase/alpha-galactosidase codes for the protein MSFKVAFVGAGSIGFTRGLLRDLMTVPAFHNMEVAFTDISQRNLDMVTQLCQRDLRENGLGIHIQSTMDRREALKDARYVFCVIRVGGLEAFQLDVDIPLKYGVDQCVGDTLCAGGIMYGQRGIPVMLDICKDIREVAEPGCLLLNYANPMAMLTWACNHYGGVRTIGLCHGVQGGHHQIARALGLPKDEVDIVCAGINHQTWYIQVKHNGQDMTGQLLEAFERHPEFSKTEKVRIDMLRRFGYYSTESNGHLSEYVPWYRKRPQEIQEWIDLGTWINGETGGYLRVCTEGRNWFETDFPNWMKDPAWTYEAEHRSEEHGSYIIEGLETGRVYRGHFNVVNNGIISNLPDDCIVEAPGYVDRNGINMPTVGDLPLGCAAVCNASVSVQRLAVEAAVHGDDRLLRQAMLIDPLVGAVCNPKEVWQMADEMLAAQAEWLPQYRDAVAAARKRLASEEPVPVREGYQGAARLQVKSVEEMRKNREEANRNAAEADKAKERPAAR